Sequence from the Argentina anserina chromosome 7, drPotAnse1.1, whole genome shotgun sequence genome:
AGGACATCTCAAATTAATATTCAATTCATCAGTTATTACTAATTCTTCGTAATCGAAAACTCGAATTTAATCCATTTCATATACTAAAATAAATCATGAGAAAGTAATTATTCACAATATCGTTCGAAAAAATATACTCATAATATCGAATCCAAAATTTGGTCTAAATTTAGAGTTGGACTCTGATCCGAAAAACTTGGATCCAACAgtaatttctatttttttacaaGAAATTAGATTATATAATTATGttttcaaaatgaaaaatcaGGAGTTTAATCCCAATGTGAAAAAAGCCTTCTGGAACTCTCTCTAGTCTCTAGAATCTTGACCGAGTTTACTATGTATAAATACAGCTCAAAATTTACTGTGAGCCACAAACCCTAACAATCTCAAAAGCTCTCAACTTTCCGATCATCCATGGCGATAATCTCCGATATCCAAGAGGAGCAGCAACAGAAGTCACCGCAAGCCAAATCGGCGTCGGCGTCGGCGTCCGGTTCGgcctcgtcgtcgtcgtcgggGGCGAGGGTGGCGGCGACGTCGTTCAGCACCAAGTTCGATCGGAACAATACGTCGGGGTTTCTGGAGAAGGCGTTTGAGTTTCTGGCGCAGGAGAGCGACTTCATGCGGCGGCCGACGGCGGAGAGGGATCTGGTGGCGGTTTTCAAGGCGGTGAgggagaaggagaggaagaagatggaggaggagaggaagaagcGGTgggcggaggaggagaagacgaagaagaaggaggCGGAGGCCAAGGCCAAGGAGGAGGCTGAGGCGGAGCCGAAGccggtggtggaggagaagaagaaggacaAGGAGGTGGAGGCGCCGAAAGCGGTGGCGGAGGAGAAGAGCGGCAAGAGAGGTATGAATTTGAGCTGTTACATTTCAAAGATATGAGCTTTTCGATTCATACAGTTATATGATTGTTGTGATTTGTGGAATTAGGAATGTAGATGTGTGAATTCGAATTGTTGATTAGAACATTGTGTTTGTATATGGTGGGAAATGAAATGTATGAACTGTAGGATTGGTCTGGATTTTTGCTGCGAAACAATGGGGTTGATGTAGTGTGGAAAGTTTTGAGCTTTGAATGTGTGAGCAGATGTGTTGTGGTTTTACGATGTGATTGTTTAGTATGTTTGGATTAAGGAGATGTGTAGACTGATTTTGTCTGTAAATCCCAATGTGAACATCGATACTGTGATTTGTGTTGAAGactatgaattcgttgttaggTTGTATGTTTGGGGTTTGCAAGAAATTATAGTGGTTCTTAAACCATATGCTTGCGGTAAGATGATGTAAATGTCGTAGTATTGGAATGATGAAGCACGGAGTTTGTAggcatttatttatttggatTCTCATATGAGTGCTGATTGCATATGTGCAGTTCCAAACAAAGGGAATGGGCTTGATATGGAGAAATACTCGTGGACTCAGAGTCTGCAGGAGGTTAATATCATCATTCCAGTTCCTGCTGGAACTAAATCAAGGGATATTGTGTACGAGGCAAAGAAGAACCGTCTGAAGTTTGGACTGAAGGGTCAGCCTCTTATCATTGATGTAAGTCTGCTGTTTGATCCTTCATATTATAGTTTGGCATATATCACAAACAACTAGATATGTACAATACAAATGTGTGGCGTAGGTTCCTACATGGTAAAATTCAAGCCAGACGAGAGACTTAATTAGAGTTTTTTACACATAATAAAAATAGTGGCTGATGAGAATCTGTGTGCCTAAACTAAAATGATGTTGGTTCTAGAATCAAATTATTGTTTctgtatttattttttgacatCTTCTAATGTACGATAAATTGTTGCAGGGGGAGCTCTTTCAGTCTATCAAGCCTGATGATTGCTTATGGAGCATAGGTATGTTAGTGCATACAAACTTGTAGCAGTTCATTTTGTTGTCTTTATTTTTAAACAAGAATGTTAGTTTCCTGAAGTTATTCATTTGTGATATGGTACCACACGTAAATGCTCTGTGTTTGCGGGACGTCATGTGTTGTCTTTAttattaaacaaaaaatatattcatTTGTAATATGGTATTACACGTAAATGCTTTGTGTTTGCGGGACGTCATGTCTAGGCGTTGTTTCTGTCTCTTAAGTAGGGTTACTGGCTTGTGAGTTATGAATTGTTATGTGATGCTAATGATGGTTCATCACCTTTGCAGAGGATCAAACTGCTGTGTCTATTCTCCTGACCAAACACAACCAATTGGAGTGGTGGAAAGCTCTGCTGAAAGGTGACCCTGAAATAGACACTCAGAAAGTTGAGCCAGAGCCTAGCAAGTTGTCTGACCTGGATTCTGAAACACGCCAGACAGTTGAGAAGATGATGGTAAAACTCTACTGCTGATTTAaatctctccttttctttctcatttcTATTCTTGAAACTAATCAAATGCCCATATGGCTTTGTGAACGCATAATTTCTTACCTCTGTATGTTTTTACTGTACAGTTTGATCAGCGGCAGAAGCAGATGGGCCTTCCCACCAGTGAGGAAATGCAGAAGCAGGAGATCTTGAAGAAATTTATGTCTGAGGTGATTACCATGGCTCTTATAGACTAGTCACTTCATGAAGTTGTTTTTAGCCCGCTATAAAATTTACTGATGTTCATGCATTTTTACCTTGCAGCATCCGGAAATGGACTTCTCAAAGGCCAAGGTACAGTGAATGGGGTGATGCGGTTTGCTGACTACTTTCTTGTTTGTCTTAGAAGTTTGGTGCTCTCTGACTGTGGAGATATTTTGGAGCTCAGCTTTGGTTATTTTGTAGGGCTTATCCGAGTAGCTGGGTGATGGGTGATGTGGGTTGAATGGTTTAACAATATGCCTATAAACTAGTATAACTCTCTATTTTCTTTCGGTGCGTAAATCAAATGTCCTTTCTCCCCTATTGTTTGTGGTGCTCTGAACAATTCTTCTTACTCGGCTTCCTGGTAGATGCAGTTTTGCACGCTGACCAGAGTTGAGTTGTGATATGTCTGGAACTTTTGAGTTTCGAACATGTTTAAGACGCAGGCTCACTGGCTCGGCAATTACAACTCCCATTGTCAGTTAGCCCGGCCATATATTCTAACGAGTAGGAGACCTGAACTTAACGTAAATTCATCGAGTTCTGCCATGATGATAGTATACTCCAGTCCTCATAGAACCCCTTCAGAGGCCCTTTCAGAGGCATAGACGACGCACATTACGCGATCCGTACTTTGCAACTTGTGAGACTTCTCTCGCATCCGTTGATGTTCTTATTTGCTCTGTAAGAACACAGCTGAACCGGTCCCCTGGTTCGCAGCAAACAACtgaaaaatgaaatattcCGGGCCATGGACCCAtggttttaagttttaacagTCCCGGAATAGTAAATGTAAATCTGTTGCAGTTCAAGGCCTCACGCGCTCTAAGCCAGTCCCTTGTGTGACCAAACAAGGCGCCCGCTCGTGACTTGGCAAAAGTCTCACAGTTCAACCAGGAGCCGCCACGTTCCGACATGCATGCCACTCGTGTCATCCTCAGAGGCCTCCTTCCGCAAAAAGGCAGTAGTCTAATCCAGGGCACCACCACGGCATTGTCCTAGAGTGAGGGAGGTCAAATGAGACTTGGACGTACACCAAGCAAGGAATAGGCCACCTTGTTGTTTAGGCAACCTCCACAGTCAGCATTTAAATCATATCACCCTTTACTTTGATATCAAAGATGGACTTGTTCCCCTCCAGTGTTATTTCGAGTGGCCCTCCTTGTCCGTTGGTGAGTTGTGCGTGGAACTTGGCCATTGATTGATAGTGAAACAAGTGCTGCTGGGTTTTGCTTGGGTCGAAAGAGGACTTGCAATCCTTGTCCTCTCtgataattttttgttttcgaTAGTGTCCTCTGTTGCCTTCTCGACCTTTTTTTCCGACTATATATAATGGCTCGTTTTGTCTCGATTAGTTTGTCGTAGATAAATCGGTAACTCATTTCTACCATGATAGTAGTTGGGATGTAGACATTTGCTTGTTCTGGAGACGCAGAAGTTTCTCACAATTACAAAGTACACATTCACGTCTATTCTATAGACAAAACTTTGATTAGTTGATGTCGCAACGTACCAGCCAATGGTTGATCTATATATGGACAGACGCTTTTCCATATCTAACAACGCAACCAACCATATGTACTGGCTGCACGTTAATTAACACACCATTTCTTCTGACCTGTGTTAAAGAATTTGGTATATGATCTTTGTATGAGATAGTTAATAGATGAAAATGAATAGCCCCTATCTCGTAATAGGTTTTATCTTATCAAGAACGGCATGAAGCTAAATTGTGAAAAGAGATTAGCTTAGCTATAAACTTCTGATTAGACTAGATTGTACAGATTTCGCAGGCAGGAACCACGTGCATACGATTGATATGCAGGAGTTTGCTCCTTTTGCTTATGAAGTGGCTGTCCCTTTCTACCAATCTCCCTTTGGGAGTTGATAATTATTAGGGATACTTACCTGCTTTGGTCTATTAGCCTGGCTTTCCCTTAAGGGATATCATTTACATGTAGCTTGACTCTATCTGGTTTATTAGATCTGGTGATGAGTTTAAGTTCTTTCTTTAAGTGGGATATTTAGTTGAATTTGCTTAGTTTATTGGTATATGGAAATATCTACATGAACTGAAAATGATGCTTCACCAGTATGTAGTTGGTTAAAATAAATTGGCTGTCAGTCTCAGATGAACTATCACCACAGAAATGTTTCACATCCTGATACCTAATTTACCTTGTGTACGATTGTACTATCAGATTGCCTATGCTAGaccaaaaccaaatttatactTCCTCACGAACAAAATTAGAGTAACCTCGTACATGAATGGATAAACATCCTTAGCTCATTATAAAAACGAATGAAGCCGTAAATGATGCATGTGATTGTAAACGCTTATACAATGACCTGATCGAAATGATCGGACGACTACTATGAACCAAATAGCACGCTTCATGCTCCAAAAAGTACCGATCCCAAAACAGAACTATGCAAAGCACCAAATGGTTTACAGGCGCAAACGTACTCGATCAATAATGCGATCGAGATGTGAACTGACATCGATCTTATCTCTCGCATAAAGGACAAGTAAAACCTAATGAATGTCATTCACGATCTAAACCCCTTTAGAGTTATAAGGCTCTGCTAATATGTGCATGCATATGATCGAGTCTTGTTGCAATAAAAGGCAGAGTCTCGTTCACATCAGGTTTAATTATATGCCCACTAGTTCTTAGATTTTAGCATGCAGCTGGATGCACAAGTGGGACTTTGCCCCTACGTCAATGATAAGCATAGATGTCCATGTCTGGGGAAAGCATCTGCTCGAATGTTCAGAAACCCTAGCCATGTAGGCAGTACTACCATTGTGATTGCAAGGTTGTTTGTACATATAGCAACTTGTACTAGCAGATTTTTAAGTAAGACAACATGTACTGCTGAAGGAATCGAGGAGAAGATCGATATATGCCTCCACTTCAGGAGAGGTACCACTTTGTATATTGTATGAACATTAGAAATTATAAGTCATTACAATACATTTGACTCCCTCTCAATGAATACGTAAAGATAAAAATTAGGTAGTTTCTGAGTTCAAGTAAATCTTAAAACTAAATTTACCTGATAATTCAAGATCTGTTGGTGCAATTTAGTTGGAAATTGAAAGTCGATCTCTGTTTCAATTCAGTGAAAACTACAGTGTAAATTAAGGACGTCGATACCAGATGGACCATATCACCTAACTTCTGTTTCTCTGATCACTCAGTGCTTATACCGCTACCATGCCAATGATGTCATCAAGTTTTTTCTACCAGAAAAATATATGACAACGATGAAGACATGCGTTTACTACGTACTAACTGTGAAAACTCTTGCTCAGTAAAAGATTTTAACTTGTATTGGGGAACTTAAATTATCTGATCTCATTGAAAATGCATCTTAACTAATCTGATAtgttagttttgtttttgttaaaattacaTGTAGTATAAATTAGATAGAGTATTTCTAACcgattatgtatttttttttaaatgggaTTAAAAAATTTGTCTAATTTTTACTCCAACAATTTCTACAtcatattctttaaaatagaTAGAAGTGAAACAGAGCCGACAATCCTCCGAATTTACAAACTTCCTAAACAATTTTGCAGACATGAACATTTATTACTTTTTTACGACTCCCCATGTCTCgcatcttttgtttttgttacaaaAATGGTGGACTGGTAGTCAACCACTCAATGACCTAGAGCATATTAAGGTAAAATGGCCCCTCCCCTCTATCGGGTGTTTTTCACTTGCGGATAATCAAATCTGAGACTTCCTCATTACCAGGAGTATCTCAACCGCGTTCGCCCAACAAATATGTCTATTATGCTTTTCACCACTAGACCAAACCCCATGGGTCTCGCACCTCTCTTTTTCTCAACAGGTCCTCTTTTCTTCTTGGgtaaaattaattaagtgaaGACCATTAGTTGTGTATTGAAAGTAATGAAGgataaatatatttgtttcCTGTCAATTAGAGCCTTTGATTGACTACAGAAACTATAAGATAGATGCTAATGACAACTGATTTATGACGtatgtgtatgcatgtacATAAAGTCATGAATCAAATCCATGTCAACTACGTACGAATACTGATACCAATCATCACAGGTATACCGGCGCAATACACATTGCCCTAACAGAAGAGTGCATAGCACGTGTCTGtttgatcttcttcttttttcttttgttttcacaCGCCCGCACAGCACACATATAAACAGAAGCATCACTTCAGGCTACATCCGAAAGAATCCAAAAAGTTCCGAGAAAGGACCCCTTGATTAATCGACCACTGAAGcaattccaattccaattccaattcgtTCTTCTAGAATTAGGATTAGACAAAAACCACTACTAGACGATCCTCGTCACCAGCTGTGCAAAAACCCTTTCTTTTTCacgtatatgaaataaaaacaCCTTGTAATAAAAACATAGATGTTGGCttcattttttctttgaagACCTTCACGGATGTAATTCTTCATGTTTTGTGACATCTTCGAGCtcaaataactttgtatgcgaAATACATCGATCTTCTCGTATTCTCTCTGTCATAATTGACAGTTTCATTATCATATATAATTGAGATTTAAGAGAAAACATGAAGTGTAAACAAATTGCGGCGATTTTAACCAAAACTTTTATTTATCTCACAAGTACATCACTCTACTGCGAGGAACAGTACCAAAACTTTTATTAATTGTTGATCACGCTAATATAGATTGTGCTTGCCATTTGCTATTTGATGATCATTATTACACTATAACACTAAATAGGAGAAGGCCAATTACTAGATGCGAAGAGCACCTCGTAGTAAATACAAATTTTAAAAAGGAACaagtcaaaacaaaacaaaacaaaacaaagtcaTCTTCAAAAGTAGTTAGTTAACTAATAAGATGCTAACTTGCAAATGACCAAGTCCAGTTCATCTAGCTCCTCTTCACCATCAGTAGCATATTCCACTCATGTCAACCCATCACCGCATAATTCTGTGTTCATTAATCATTATCAAACCCTAGCTTGCTTTCTCATCATAAACCATAACCCTGGAAACACTGACCTAATTTCGACACACCAATCATCCAAAGCAAAGAAAGAATAAAAGGGAAACACACAACACATTGCCGAACCCAATATGTATGTTCTTGCTGAAGTGCATGCAGCTTTACAATCATTTCCCATAATCACTGGCAAAGCTATAAGACATTATTTCATTCTTTGTCTGCTAAAGCTTACCATCAAAATTTCGGCTGCCAGGTATATGACGATCTGAATGAACCAGATGGAAGGAAATGATTGGTCCGGTTAGGTTCTTTCTAGAGCTAAGCATCCCttttacattttcttttttattttgtttccaAATGTGGAAAGTTAAGGTTTTCGTGAACTCTCTGCTGTGCACATTCCTTGCTCTCGTAGCTCGATAAAGAAGGGTTAGGGCATGCATATACTCCACTCTTTTTTGCGAGCCCCTAATTGGTCGAAACTTCAACTCTTTTTAAGCCCTTTCTTAGCTGCTCATCACTTTTTTTACCTATATTCTTTACGTCACATTCTTTACAGCCAAACTCCATTTGGTCACATGGAATTTTCTTTTCGAACTCGATGAAAGCTATTTGACTTGCTCATAATTAAACTATGCGTATGAAAACGAAACTTCTTTCGGtggagctagctagctaacgAAGGTTCCTGTCCATGATTAGGGTTTCGCTTTCACATTGCCTTTTATAAAACAAATCTGTATACTTCAAGTTCAGTTAGATACAACTAGATCGAAGAAACATTTCATGCATGCTATATATTTGTGGTCTCGATCGATCTCTGATGTTCATCCTTTTCCTTTTGATTAAGTGTACGTACCTAACGTACATTATGTTGTAATTCGTAGCTATTGGTTATTTGATATTATCATATATTAAGTCTGAAATTATCAAGAATGAGTGCTCTTTCTTCCttt
This genomic interval carries:
- the LOC126804068 gene encoding protein BOBBER 1 → MAIISDIQEEQQQKSPQAKSASASASGSASSSSSGARVAATSFSTKFDRNNTSGFLEKAFEFLAQESDFMRRPTAERDLVAVFKAVREKERKKMEEERKKRWAEEEKTKKKEAEAKAKEEAEAEPKPVVEEKKKDKEVEAPKAVAEEKSGKRVPNKGNGLDMEKYSWTQSLQEVNIIIPVPAGTKSRDIVYEAKKNRLKFGLKGQPLIIDGELFQSIKPDDCLWSIEDQTAVSILLTKHNQLEWWKALLKGDPEIDTQKVEPEPSKLSDLDSETRQTVEKMMFDQRQKQMGLPTSEEMQKQEILKKFMSEHPEMDFSKAKVQ